One stretch of Glandiceps talaboti chromosome 7, keGlaTala1.1, whole genome shotgun sequence DNA includes these proteins:
- the LOC144437217 gene encoding cytoplasmic tRNA 2-thiolation protein 2-A-like → MCQVQDGDDEMPKHTSSLSTTCMKCEESAVISLKSSNSAFCRECFLKYFIHKFRSTIGKSKLVKNGEKVLLAFSGGQSSSAMLKLVQEGLNEETHKKLRFHPGVVYIDEGAVTSQSLEERHSILSKVQSVFSQYGFPCHIESLETVLDLEDSEEGGQHSETSRERLSNEKTSSDLCSGLDKLIIDESQTQRLQDLLASTKSLTAKEDLLQVLRTKLLLHIARTHDYDRIMVGNSGTNLSICILADLAKGKGAAVPLDTNFADRRYGDIYFLRPMREFIHKEIAIYNRYHSIEPIIIPTLTTKVSVNASINQLTEAFVNGLQVNFPSTVSTVFRTGEKFCAGKSPSPGDTGPYKCCVLCQASLDTDVGKSSALQSTEFSLSLMKTNNVPTNQSDEGCCNDTGTECCGQGDGSCHSNPKINLTPEQMKEYLCYGCRVTLRNMKDVDKLPRYVKDEVEKSIRRSKMKAEIEDFLLDEAD, encoded by the exons ATGTGTCAAGTACAGGATGGAGATGATGAGATGCCAAAACACACATCAAG TCTCAGTACGACATGTATGAAATGTGAAGAATCTGCTGTCATTAGTTTGAAATCAAGTAACTCTGCTTTCTGCAG GGAATGtttcttgaaatatttcatcCATAAATTCCGATCCACAATTGGTAAATCCAAGTTGGTGAAGAATGGTGAAAAA GTTTTACTGGCATTCTCtggaggtcaaagttcaagtgcAATGCTGAAACTTGTCCAAGAG GGATTGAATGAAGAAACTCACAAGAAATTAAGATTTCACCCTGGAGTCGTCTACATTGATG AGGGCGCAGTGACAAGTCAAAGTCTAGAGGAAAGACACAGTATTCTCAGTAAGGTGCAATCAGTTTTCAGTCAGTATGGATTCCCATGTCATATTGAATCACTGGAAACA GTTCTTGATTTAGAGGATTCAGAGGAAGGTGGACAACACAGTGAAACCAGTAGAGAGAGACTAAGTAATGAGAAGACATCTAGTGATCTTTGTAGTGGTCTGGATAAATTAATAATTGATGAATCTCAAACACAACGACTACAAGATCTACTAGCTAGTACAAAGTCACTGACAGCTAAAGAAGATCTACTGCAGGTGTTAAG GACAAAATTACTCCTCCATATCGCAAGGACACATGACTATGATAGAATAATGGTTGGTAATAGTGGCACTAacctgtctatctgtatattaGCTGATCTTGCTAAGGGAAAGGGTGCAGCTGTTCCCTTGGATACCAATTTTGCTGATCGTCGCTATGGAGATATTTACTTTCTTAGACCAATGAG GGAGTTTATACACAAGGAAATTGCCATTTACAATCGTTACCACAGCATTGAACCAATCATCATACCAACATTAACTACCAAGGTGTCAGTCAATGCTAGTATTAATCAGTTAACAGAGGCATTTGTGAATGGTTTACAAGTAAACTTTCCATCAACAGTTAGTACCGTATTCAG AACTGGGGAAAAGTTTTGTGCTGGTAAATCACCATCACCAGGTGACACAGGTCCATACAAATGCTGTGTGCTGTGTCAG GCTTCACTAGATACTGATGTTGGCAAATCATCGGCTCTCCAGTCAACAGAATTCTCGCTTTCactgatgaaaacaaataacGTACCAACAAACCAGTCCGATGAAGGGTGTTGTAATGATACAGGAACAGAATGCTGTGGACAGGGAGATGGCAGTTGCCATAGTAacccaaaaattaattt AACCCCAGAACAGATGAAAGAATACCTCTGTTATGGATGTAGAGTTACACTTAGGAACATG AAGGACGTTGATAAACTCCCAAGATATGTGAAGGATGAAGTGGAAAAAAGTATAAGaag GTCAAAAATGAAAGCTGAAATAGAAGACTTTCTTCTTGATGAGGCTGACTAA
- the LOC144437218 gene encoding large ribosomal subunit protein mL52-like has product MAAPLRRIHQVFYLSRCIQLQRRHLVTSQVLCAGGKWRERQGLARNPTHDYGPLVDLPDWTYEDGRPAPPTERQIMNEQYRKDIAKKIDIYAKEMLAAKEKHAHNKQVTQEMEETIRKSRLRPKGSQWKTK; this is encoded by the exons ATGGCAGCCCCCTTGAGAA GAATACATCAAGTTTTCTATCTTTCTAGATGTATACAGCTTCAAAGGAGACATTTGGTTACCAGTCAGGTTTTGTGTGCTGGAGGCAAGTGGAGAGAAAG ACAAGGATTGGCAAGGAATCCAACACATGACTATGGACCACTAGTAGACCTACCAGATTGGACATATGAAG ATGGAAGACCTGCACCACCAACAGAAAGACAAATTATGAATGAACAATACAGAAAAGATATAGCT aaaaaaatagaCATTTATGCCAAAGAAATGTTAGCTGCCAAAGAGAAACATGCACATAACAAACAAGTTACACAAGAGATGGAAGAAACAATAAGAAAAAGTAGACTAAGACCAAAGGGAAGTCAGTGGAAAACAAAGTAA